Proteins encoded by one window of Kiritimatiellia bacterium:
- a CDS encoding EFR1 family ferrodoxin (N-terminal region resembles flavodoxins. C-terminal ferrodoxin region binds two 4Fe-4S clusters.), which translates to MKKTLYWFSGTGNSLSVAMDLAQEQGGAELIPIAGPANRNFPAAEHMGVVFPVYAFGLPLIVRRFLRRAPVNRAKYIYTVATMGGLAGTVHREARTLLNQRGAELAAGWSIVMPGNYPALKAPPPAKKQARIFEKAKERVKAIAAEIAAGRTGIYEDTRPPLGWLLAPIHKPAINHFAESDSNFTAGRQCAHCALCARVCPVENIRMAAERRPVWMHHCEQCMACLQWCPVQAIEYGRSTAGKPRYHHPRFKARDLCLRKE; encoded by the coding sequence ATGAAAAAAACGCTTTACTGGTTTTCCGGCACCGGCAATTCGCTGTCCGTCGCCATGGACCTGGCGCAAGAACAGGGCGGCGCCGAACTGATTCCAATTGCCGGCCCGGCAAACCGTAATTTCCCAGCCGCTGAACACATGGGCGTCGTTTTCCCGGTCTATGCATTCGGCCTGCCCCTCATCGTCCGGCGTTTCCTCAGGCGCGCGCCGGTCAACCGGGCAAAATACATTTACACGGTCGCTACCATGGGCGGTCTGGCGGGAACGGTCCACCGGGAAGCCCGAACCCTGTTGAATCAGCGGGGCGCCGAACTGGCGGCCGGATGGTCAATCGTCATGCCAGGAAATTATCCCGCGCTCAAGGCCCCGCCCCCGGCCAAAAAACAGGCGCGTATCTTTGAAAAAGCAAAGGAACGCGTCAAGGCAATCGCCGCCGAAATCGCCGCGGGCCGGACCGGGATTTATGAAGACACGCGGCCGCCGCTGGGCTGGCTGCTGGCGCCGATCCATAAACCGGCCATAAATCATTTCGCCGAATCGGATAGTAATTTCACGGCCGGCCGACAATGCGCGCACTGCGCGCTCTGCGCGAGGGTCTGCCCCGTGGAAAACATCCGGATGGCGGCGGAGCGCCGGCCGGTCTGGATGCATCATTGCGAGCAATGCATGGCGTGCCTGCAATGGTGCCCGGTGCAGGCCATAGAATACGGCCGGTCAACCGCGGGTAAACCCCGCTATCACCACCCGCGTTTCAAAGCCCGCGACCTTTGCCTGCGGAAAGAATAA